The following coding sequences lie in one Agrobacterium vitis genomic window:
- the trbH gene encoding conjugal transfer protein TrbH, whose product MNIPLSHSRALQPLLNFAAACALAALLSGCQSTATEGLVSSTAPPEISGPAASAIAGDMVSRLAEQIGPGKATVALKVDASPFGQALEAALKGWGYAVITDQKTDSGTTVISLAYVILAVDGQVLARLSTNSVELGRAYSVTANGATPASALSIMRRG is encoded by the coding sequence GCAACCCCTCCTCAACTTTGCTGCAGCCTGCGCCCTAGCCGCCCTTCTTTCCGGATGCCAGTCGACCGCAACAGAAGGGCTCGTTTCCAGCACAGCGCCGCCGGAAATCTCCGGTCCCGCTGCCAGTGCCATCGCCGGCGATATGGTGAGCCGCCTTGCCGAACAGATCGGGCCGGGAAAGGCGACCGTCGCTCTGAAGGTGGACGCCTCGCCCTTCGGACAGGCGCTAGAAGCGGCGCTGAAGGGATGGGGCTATGCTGTAATCACCGACCAGAAGACGGATAGCGGCACGACGGTCATTTCGCTCGCCTATGTGATCTTGGCTGTCGATGGTCAGGTGCTGGCCCGTCTATCGACAAACAGTGTCGAGCTCGGCCGCGCTTATTCAGTCACGGCAAACGGCGCGACGCCAGCGAGCGCCTTGTCGATCATGCGGCGTGGGTGA